Proteins from a single region of Bdellovibrio bacteriovorus HD100:
- a CDS encoding A/G-specific adenine glycosylase, whose amino-acid sequence MAAQHDYKTDHKQLTQWYNKNKRSLPWRENKNPYRIWLSEVMLQQTTVVAVIPYFEKFLQKFPTVQDLANAPEADVMEAWAGLGYYSRARNLHKAAKALAAGGFPKTAAELLELPGFGPYTSRAVASIAFGEKVGVLDGNVIRVLSRRYGLKLEWWNGKGRDHLQKISDELSLLGQADVVNQGLMELGATVCTPQKVMCMLCPWAATCVSREKNLVEKLPLKKPRKESEVWVWKPLVAIKNQKVALVQNDYAPFLKGQMIFPGEISMEKNKPKAYDAKHNITHHDIFIQITEKKSLTGKNLQWVDLKELKKVNPSSLLQKVLHKVKL is encoded by the coding sequence ATGGCGGCCCAACACGATTACAAGACAGATCACAAGCAACTGACCCAGTGGTACAACAAGAACAAACGTTCCCTGCCCTGGCGGGAAAATAAAAACCCGTATCGTATCTGGCTTTCGGAAGTCATGTTGCAACAGACCACTGTTGTTGCCGTCATTCCCTACTTTGAAAAATTCCTGCAAAAGTTCCCGACCGTTCAGGATCTGGCCAACGCCCCCGAAGCCGACGTGATGGAAGCCTGGGCCGGCCTTGGCTACTATTCCCGCGCCCGCAATCTGCACAAGGCCGCCAAGGCGCTGGCCGCCGGTGGTTTTCCAAAAACCGCCGCTGAATTACTGGAGCTTCCGGGCTTTGGCCCTTACACCTCCCGCGCGGTGGCCAGCATCGCCTTCGGTGAAAAAGTCGGTGTGCTGGACGGAAACGTCATTCGTGTTCTGTCCCGCCGCTATGGCCTGAAACTGGAATGGTGGAACGGCAAGGGTCGTGATCATCTGCAAAAGATCTCGGACGAGCTGTCCCTGCTGGGGCAGGCGGATGTCGTCAATCAGGGCCTGATGGAGCTGGGTGCGACTGTGTGCACTCCACAGAAGGTCATGTGCATGCTATGCCCGTGGGCCGCGACTTGTGTGTCCCGCGAAAAAAATCTGGTGGAAAAGCTGCCGCTGAAAAAGCCACGCAAAGAATCCGAGGTCTGGGTCTGGAAACCATTGGTCGCGATAAAAAACCAAAAGGTGGCTTTGGTACAGAATGACTATGCGCCCTTCCTGAAAGGCCAGATGATTTTCCCCGGGGAAATCAGCATGGAAAAAAACAAGCCCAAAGCCTATGATGCCAAACACAACATTACCCATCATGATATCTTTATTCAAATCACTGAAAAGAAATCACTGACGGGGAAAAACCTGCAGTGGGTGGATTTGAAAGAATTGAAGAAGGTCAATCCTTCTTCCTTACTCCAGAAAGTACTGCACAAGGTTAAACTATGA
- a CDS encoding TolB family protein — MKWMNPAIVALCILATGCSHLSVTKDVLTPDYLLAKGSKQITFLGDNDHPRFSEDNDKLIYTSRGRSSHKGSQIYEMDLAKNKERRVTFSDGDAFDAIYISASEILYSSTTDEIKESPLLNKTFDKEYPPSDLYMSDLYGTEIVRLTQQPGYDGQSLFMTHALKPAILFTSRRGGLTGIYRLDLKNLPVSLISAEKDKEKRFATLSPDSKQLVWVEKDLKANTQSLVAFKLNEKIPVVLKSQEGEYRDLQFAPRSPARLFYSILRKGDKHWQLEVYDLEKQCTQVVFKGRDSLASPVVSNEPQERLAFTRSFQDKKQIYIVALPTDLGPCLEGAPSDTLKK; from the coding sequence ATGAAGTGGATGAATCCGGCGATCGTGGCCCTTTGTATTCTTGCAACGGGTTGTTCACATTTGAGTGTCACCAAAGACGTTCTGACTCCGGATTATCTGCTGGCCAAAGGCTCCAAACAAATCACGTTCCTGGGTGACAATGATCACCCGCGTTTTTCCGAAGACAACGACAAACTGATTTACACCAGCCGTGGCCGTTCATCCCACAAAGGCTCGCAGATTTACGAAATGGATCTGGCGAAGAACAAAGAGCGCCGGGTGACGTTCTCTGACGGTGATGCCTTTGATGCGATCTATATCAGTGCTTCCGAGATTCTTTATTCCTCCACCACGGATGAAATCAAAGAAAGCCCGCTGCTGAACAAAACCTTCGACAAAGAATATCCTCCGTCAGATCTGTACATGAGTGATCTTTACGGCACCGAGATTGTGCGCCTGACCCAGCAACCGGGCTATGACGGACAAAGTCTGTTCATGACCCATGCTTTGAAGCCTGCAATTCTGTTCACCTCCCGCCGTGGTGGCCTGACGGGCATCTATCGTCTGGATCTGAAGAACCTGCCGGTCAGTTTAATCTCTGCAGAAAAAGACAAAGAAAAACGCTTTGCCACCCTTTCCCCTGACAGCAAACAACTGGTGTGGGTGGAAAAGGATCTGAAAGCCAACACCCAAAGCCTGGTGGCCTTCAAACTGAATGAAAAGATCCCCGTCGTTCTGAAAAGCCAGGAGGGCGAATACCGCGATCTGCAATTTGCGCCCAGATCCCCGGCCCGTCTGTTTTACAGCATCCTTCGCAAGGGTGACAAACACTGGCAGCTGGAGGTCTATGACCTGGAAAAGCAATGCACACAGGTCGTATTCAAAGGCCGTGACTCCCTGGCGTCCCCGGTGGTTTCCAATGAACCCCAAGAGCGTCTGGCATTTACTCGCAGTTTTCAGGACAAGAAACAAATTTACATTGTCGCCTTACCGACGGATTTAGGCCCTTGCCTGGAAGGCGCCCCTTCAGATACCCTGAAGAAGTGA
- a CDS encoding substrate-binding periplasmic protein: MKISLAFFLVLFSMTVAESAPAVSHYQISTEDYPPYNHYDKNKSIVGLATNKVRKIMETSGFQYEIRLYPWLRAYNRALSGARHCVYSTARTVDREALFHWIGPLVTVEWALFAKRGTPAASINKLEEARQYVIGGLEGDASLSELKRQGFKTESVVTNWLNKDKLEGQRIQLWIDDPVYIEFEKQKGTEFFDYVKVVHIASVDLYLACNISTPLNEVELLHKSAGGF, encoded by the coding sequence ATGAAAATTTCGCTGGCTTTCTTTCTGGTCCTGTTTTCCATGACTGTGGCAGAGTCCGCCCCAGCAGTAAGCCATTATCAAATCAGCACGGAAGACTATCCCCCTTACAATCACTACGACAAAAACAAATCCATCGTCGGCTTGGCCACCAACAAAGTCAGAAAGATCATGGAGACGTCCGGTTTCCAATACGAGATCAGATTGTATCCCTGGCTGCGGGCCTACAACCGGGCTTTGAGCGGTGCCCGCCACTGTGTTTACTCCACAGCGCGAACAGTGGACCGGGAGGCCTTGTTTCACTGGATCGGTCCTCTGGTCACCGTGGAATGGGCTCTGTTTGCTAAGAGAGGAACACCTGCGGCCTCAATTAACAAACTGGAAGAAGCCCGGCAATATGTGATTGGTGGTTTGGAAGGTGATGCCTCGTTAAGCGAGTTGAAACGTCAGGGATTCAAAACAGAGTCTGTCGTCACAAACTGGCTCAACAAAGACAAACTCGAGGGACAAAGAATCCAGCTGTGGATTGATGATCCGGTTTACATCGAGTTTGAAAAACAAAAGGGCACCGAGTTTTTTGACTACGTCAAAGTCGTTCACATCGCAAGTGTGGACCTTTATCTCGCGTGCAACATCAGCACACCTCTGAACGAAGTCGAACTTCTGCATAAATCGGCCGGGGGCTTTTAA
- a CDS encoding SPRY domain-containing protein, which yields MKNFLLRSRTLGVFVFLFFGALPVAVASPLSLTYQGRILTSDGVPLEHNNVKFLFEIANPTGTCVIYRELVEGINMANSLGVFDVPIGLGGRQYPADPLYKLSDAFVNSVIHSCAGGATYTALDGDVRVLKVQFYDGTAWRQISPSNVIRSVPFSLTAHSASKLGSLGPNDFVQKNNVPAAGCLAGQVITFDGSNFSCVMDAAGAGGISDVQAGTGISVSGTTIKTVSVAFGSSAGTVAQGNDLRFSDARAPAGAAGGDLSGNYPHPLVSKIQTTPVSATAPSSAGQVLRFDGGTQYVPSFLNVADLRTATAAAQFPAVSCTAAQTLSYSSVTDQFSCVNISLSAVVSPGASGQVLTSNGTAWVSQAPPAGNTVSWVEKTSNYTASGGDHIFANTSGGPFTITLPANPSANDVVRIVDNSQSFNLNALTINPNGNRFSGGAAKDWIQSEQGRSLTLTYQNPTYGWVVTQIDSVTVPPLYTSWNPLDKASALVLSNSFRDVTSTGGSWNSVRGNSSKASGKWYFECKVVQVKSGTPEAMVGVASSAATLAGAYIGSSVAGRGYQVQGGFTYGATYTGSKPALTAGDVMGIAADFAAGTLSYYKNGVYQGQFSSLPAGDVFPAASIANDTVTKIQLLTGASQLVYGPPAGFTAWD from the coding sequence ATGAAGAACTTTCTACTTCGTTCAAGAACTCTGGGCGTTTTTGTTTTCTTGTTTTTCGGAGCTCTGCCAGTGGCGGTGGCCAGTCCTTTGAGTCTGACCTATCAAGGGCGGATTCTGACCTCTGACGGCGTGCCTTTAGAGCATAACAACGTGAAGTTTTTGTTTGAGATCGCCAATCCCACGGGCACTTGTGTGATCTATCGGGAGCTGGTTGAAGGCATTAACATGGCCAACTCCCTGGGAGTCTTTGATGTTCCCATCGGGCTCGGCGGCCGTCAGTATCCAGCCGATCCCCTTTACAAACTTTCAGATGCATTTGTGAATTCAGTCATCCATTCCTGTGCCGGGGGCGCGACTTACACGGCTTTGGACGGCGATGTGCGTGTGCTAAAGGTGCAGTTCTATGATGGGACGGCCTGGAGGCAGATCAGTCCTTCGAACGTGATTCGGTCCGTTCCTTTTTCTTTGACGGCCCATTCCGCCTCGAAATTGGGATCGTTGGGACCCAATGACTTTGTTCAGAAAAACAATGTACCCGCGGCGGGGTGCCTGGCCGGGCAGGTTATCACCTTTGATGGCAGCAACTTTAGCTGTGTGATGGATGCCGCCGGGGCAGGCGGAATTTCAGATGTACAGGCCGGGACAGGCATCAGTGTTTCGGGCACGACCATTAAAACCGTGTCGGTGGCCTTTGGTTCGTCTGCAGGAACAGTGGCGCAGGGGAATGATCTTCGTTTCAGTGATGCGCGTGCGCCCGCTGGAGCGGCGGGTGGGGACTTGAGTGGAAACTACCCTCATCCGCTGGTGAGCAAAATTCAAACGACTCCGGTCAGCGCCACAGCGCCCTCTTCCGCCGGTCAGGTTCTGCGCTTTGATGGCGGGACTCAGTATGTTCCGTCCTTTCTTAATGTGGCGGATCTTCGCACCGCCACAGCGGCGGCTCAGTTCCCTGCAGTCTCCTGTACTGCGGCTCAGACGCTTTCGTACAGCTCGGTGACGGACCAGTTTTCGTGTGTGAACATCTCTCTGAGTGCCGTTGTCAGTCCCGGGGCCAGTGGCCAAGTTCTGACTTCGAATGGCACAGCGTGGGTCAGTCAGGCTCCGCCAGCAGGGAACACTGTTTCCTGGGTTGAAAAAACCAGCAACTATACCGCCAGCGGTGGTGATCATATTTTTGCCAACACCAGTGGCGGACCTTTTACGATCACACTTCCGGCAAATCCCAGCGCCAATGATGTTGTGCGGATTGTGGACAACAGTCAGAGTTTCAACCTGAATGCCCTGACCATCAATCCCAACGGGAATCGCTTTTCCGGAGGGGCGGCGAAGGACTGGATTCAGTCAGAGCAAGGGCGCTCTTTGACTCTTACATATCAAAATCCCACCTATGGCTGGGTGGTGACCCAGATTGACAGTGTCACTGTGCCGCCGCTTTATACGAGCTGGAATCCCCTGGACAAGGCCTCTGCACTGGTACTTTCCAACAGTTTTAGAGATGTCACCAGCACAGGGGGTTCTTGGAATTCGGTTCGCGGCAACAGCAGCAAGGCGAGTGGCAAGTGGTACTTTGAATGCAAGGTGGTTCAGGTCAAAAGTGGAACCCCCGAGGCCATGGTGGGGGTGGCCAGCAGTGCTGCGACATTGGCGGGGGCCTATATCGGAAGTTCGGTCGCTGGGCGCGGGTATCAGGTTCAGGGCGGTTTTACTTACGGCGCCACTTACACCGGCTCCAAACCTGCTCTGACTGCGGGCGATGTCATGGGGATCGCGGCCGACTTTGCCGCCGGCACGTTGTCGTACTATAAGAACGGCGTTTATCAAGGGCAGTTTTCATCTTTGCCGGCGGGAGATGTCTTCCCGGCGGCCAGTATTGCCAACGATACGGTCACAAAAATTCAGTTGCTGACGGGAGCCAGTCAGCTGGTTTATGGACCGCCCGCAGGATTTACGGCCTGGGATTAA
- the hemB gene encoding porphobilinogen synthase, whose protein sequence is MKLTQRPRRNRTTEALRQMVAETELRASQLVLPLFLVDGKDQQQAISTMPGIYRLSPDLTLKLIEKAVALGVKSFDLFPALPESKKDKYGTESLNPNGLMPTTLKMIRDKFPDVTLITDVALDPYSSDGHDGVVENGKILNDETVELLAKMSLVHARAGADIVSPSDMMDGRVGAIREALDNEGFTNTGILSYSVKYASCFYGPFREALDSAPKFGDKKTYQMDYRNTREALREIDLDVAEGADMVMVKPALSYLDVIAKVKAHTNLPVAAYNVSGEYSLIKAGHKAGIMDETRGMVETLYSIRRAGADVIFTYFALDMAQWLRDNRN, encoded by the coding sequence ATGAAACTCACTCAAAGACCGAGAAGAAATCGTACGACAGAAGCTTTGCGCCAAATGGTGGCTGAAACAGAGCTGCGTGCATCGCAGCTGGTTTTACCGCTGTTTTTGGTGGATGGAAAGGACCAACAGCAGGCCATTTCCACAATGCCGGGGATCTATCGCCTGAGCCCGGACCTGACCTTGAAACTGATCGAAAAAGCCGTGGCATTGGGGGTCAAGTCCTTCGACCTTTTCCCAGCCCTGCCAGAGTCCAAAAAAGACAAGTACGGAACTGAATCTTTGAATCCGAATGGCTTAATGCCCACGACTCTCAAAATGATTCGCGACAAGTTCCCGGACGTGACTTTAATCACCGACGTGGCTTTGGATCCGTATTCCTCTGACGGTCATGATGGTGTGGTGGAAAACGGCAAAATCCTGAATGACGAAACCGTTGAGCTGCTGGCGAAGATGTCCTTGGTTCATGCGCGCGCCGGGGCTGATATCGTGTCCCCGTCGGACATGATGGATGGCCGGGTGGGGGCGATTCGTGAAGCTTTGGACAACGAGGGTTTCACCAACACGGGGATTCTTTCTTACTCGGTGAAATACGCGTCCTGCTTCTATGGCCCGTTCCGTGAGGCGTTGGATTCGGCGCCAAAATTCGGCGATAAAAAAACCTACCAGATGGATTATCGTAACACGCGTGAGGCTTTGCGTGAGATTGACCTGGATGTGGCCGAGGGTGCCGACATGGTCATGGTGAAGCCTGCTTTGAGTTATCTGGATGTGATCGCGAAAGTGAAAGCCCACACCAACTTGCCAGTGGCGGCTTACAATGTCAGTGGTGAATACAGTTTGATCAAGGCCGGTCACAAGGCCGGCATCATGGATGAAACCCGCGGTATGGTGGAAACTCTTTATTCCATCCGCCGGGCGGGTGCAGATGTGATCTTTACGTACTTCGCCCTGGATATGGCCCAGTGGCTTCGCGATAATCGCAATTAA
- a CDS encoding Rossmann-fold NAD(P)-binding domain-containing protein — MEDILLVHRKSNRNFSEEFAALQDAAIFKTCLRKILFCTEMELGNYADVIEPEDTVLRGEKALSLLLEILCGLHSPIVGETEVFGQFKLFVDSRKQIQDPLFGDHQKWLNFIMAEVKKTRAQHLVGLGSQSYGSLLRRYTKDMDSVTICGSGHLAQEILPWLALKKSVQVICREPAKMQAFADKYDNLTISTYNDAFIHGEALVIAAPLTDERIVELMNKQDTRPHAVYDLRGEANALSDIVASQFSHVGFMGLNKFFAEIEETKKDTTTKLEALKAALLERALAFTQRTELRPLGWDDICA; from the coding sequence ATGGAAGATATACTTCTCGTTCACAGAAAATCCAATAGAAACTTCTCTGAAGAATTCGCAGCTCTGCAAGACGCCGCGATCTTCAAGACGTGTCTGCGCAAGATCCTTTTCTGCACAGAAATGGAACTGGGCAACTATGCGGATGTGATTGAACCGGAAGACACTGTTCTTCGTGGCGAAAAGGCACTGAGTCTTTTGCTTGAGATTCTGTGCGGCCTTCACTCCCCGATCGTGGGCGAGACTGAAGTCTTCGGTCAGTTCAAACTTTTCGTCGATTCCCGCAAACAAATTCAGGACCCCTTGTTCGGAGATCACCAGAAATGGCTGAACTTCATCATGGCGGAAGTGAAGAAAACGCGCGCCCAGCATCTTGTGGGCCTGGGATCCCAAAGCTACGGCAGTCTTTTGCGTCGCTACACAAAAGACATGGACTCTGTCACCATCTGCGGTTCTGGCCATCTGGCTCAGGAAATCCTTCCGTGGCTGGCTTTGAAAAAGTCCGTTCAGGTGATCTGCCGTGAACCTGCAAAAATGCAGGCCTTCGCCGATAAATACGACAATCTTACCATTTCCACTTACAATGATGCTTTTATTCACGGCGAAGCTTTGGTGATTGCTGCACCACTTACTGATGAGCGCATTGTGGAGCTGATGAACAAACAAGACACTCGCCCTCACGCGGTCTATGACCTGCGCGGGGAAGCGAACGCCCTTTCGGACATCGTTGCATCGCAATTCTCTCATGTGGGTTTCATGGGTCTTAACAAATTCTTTGCTGAGATCGAGGAAACCAAAAAAGACACCACCACCAAACTGGAGGCTTTGAAAGCCGCTCTGCTTGAGCGCGCATTGGCCTTCACACAAAGGACAGAGCTTCGCCCACTTGGTTGGGACGACATATGCGCTTAA
- the hemC gene encoding hydroxymethylbilane synthase produces MRLRISARKSDLARLQAYMVGDALKEKNPQIEIDYRFRESLGDKNLTDPLWKIPEKGVFTEDFFGELLRDETDLVVHSWKDLPTEHKSETVIAATLPRADQRDLLLVKKSHFDKIKTSKTLKVFSSSPRREYNLTGFFKEHLPFGLQDVKFESVRGNMLTRVRKLIESPETDGLIVAKAAFDRLFSATLPEFLEGQQQLRQYFNELNWVVLPLSVNPNAAAQGALAVEVLKSRQDLQDLLQSIHHADTFHCSQKERDVLSSFGGGCHQKIGVAVLARPYGQITLLKGLTDAGQVLDKRELKLNNPAPQFAAQDLWSSEVTAEREALKSYQIPAGTNGLFVARSEAWPADLKWSDFVWTAGLKTWKNLSQKGIWVHGCAESLGEQEEALMDILAGKKLAWAKLSHEDGYASDQENMTLVPTYTLKAQQEYQNLSGKKFYFWSSGSQFLKAAEQEPGILSQHHASGPGNTHKVIRSYLEENKNYDPKRLHVFLDQEDWRKQCTK; encoded by the coding sequence ATGCGCTTAAGAATTTCCGCAAGGAAAAGTGATCTGGCCCGTCTCCAGGCCTACATGGTCGGAGACGCTCTGAAAGAAAAAAATCCACAGATCGAAATCGACTACCGTTTTCGCGAATCCCTGGGTGATAAGAACCTGACCGATCCTCTTTGGAAGATTCCGGAAAAAGGCGTCTTCACCGAGGACTTCTTCGGCGAGCTTTTGCGTGATGAAACCGATCTGGTCGTGCACTCCTGGAAAGACCTGCCAACAGAGCACAAATCCGAAACAGTGATTGCCGCGACATTGCCGCGTGCGGATCAGCGCGACCTGCTGCTGGTGAAAAAGTCCCATTTCGACAAAATCAAGACCAGCAAAACACTGAAAGTGTTCAGCTCGTCCCCACGCCGCGAATACAACCTGACAGGGTTCTTCAAAGAACACCTGCCGTTTGGTTTGCAGGACGTAAAATTTGAAAGTGTGCGCGGAAACATGCTGACTCGCGTGCGCAAGCTGATTGAGTCCCCGGAAACCGACGGCCTGATCGTGGCCAAAGCCGCCTTTGACCGTTTGTTCTCTGCGACCTTGCCGGAATTCCTGGAAGGCCAGCAGCAGCTGCGCCAGTATTTCAACGAACTGAACTGGGTGGTTCTGCCACTGAGTGTGAATCCCAATGCCGCAGCCCAAGGGGCCTTGGCGGTGGAAGTCCTGAAGTCCCGTCAGGACCTGCAGGATCTTTTGCAGTCCATCCACCATGCTGACACCTTCCATTGCTCCCAAAAAGAGCGTGATGTTCTTTCCAGCTTCGGCGGCGGCTGCCACCAGAAAATCGGCGTTGCCGTGCTGGCCCGCCCTTATGGTCAAATCACCCTGCTAAAAGGGTTGACTGACGCAGGCCAGGTTCTGGACAAACGCGAGCTGAAACTGAACAATCCAGCGCCACAATTTGCTGCACAGGACCTGTGGTCTTCTGAAGTGACGGCCGAGCGTGAGGCCCTTAAAAGCTATCAGATTCCAGCTGGCACCAACGGACTGTTTGTCGCCCGCAGCGAGGCTTGGCCGGCGGACCTGAAGTGGTCTGATTTTGTATGGACAGCGGGCCTAAAAACGTGGAAAAACCTCTCTCAAAAAGGTATATGGGTGCACGGATGTGCGGAAAGCCTGGGCGAACAGGAAGAAGCCCTTATGGATATCCTGGCCGGCAAGAAACTGGCTTGGGCCAAACTGAGCCACGAGGACGGTTACGCTTCTGATCAGGAAAACATGACTCTGGTACCGACCTATACGCTGAAAGCGCAACAGGAATACCAGAATCTGTCGGGCAAGAAGTTTTACTTCTGGAGCAGCGGCAGTCAGTTCCTGAAAGCGGCCGAACAAGAGCCGGGAATTTTATCCCAGCACCACGCCTCCGGACCGGGCAACACCCACAAAGTGATCCGATCCTATCTGGAAGAAAACAAGAATTACGATCCCAAACGACTGCATGTCTTTTTGGATCAGGAAGACTGGAGAAAACAATGCACAAAGTAA